The following nucleotide sequence is from uncultured Roseateles sp..
GCTGGACGAGCCCACCAACCATCTGGATTTGACCACCCGCGAGGCGTTGTCGATGGCGCTGAACGAGTTCGAAGGCACGGTGATGCTGGTCAGCCACGATCGCGCGCTGCTGCGAGAGGTCTGCGACGAGTTCTGGCTGGTGGCCGACGGCAAGGTCGAGCCGTTCGACGGCGACCTCGACGATTACCAGAAGTGGTTGCTCGAAACCTCGCGCGAGATGGCCCGCGCGCAAAAGGAAGCAGCACGCCCGGTTCGGGCCGCAGTTGTGGGCGCCAAGTCCTCCAACGACAAGCATGGCGACCGCAAGGCCCAGGCCCAGGCCAAGAAGCGCCTGACCGAGGCCACCCGCCCGCTGCGCAAGGAGGTCGAACGGCTGGACCAGCAGATGGCTGCGCTGGCCACCGAACGCAGCCAGCTCGAAGTGGCCCTGGCCTCCCGGGCGCTGACCCCGCCGCAGATGGCCGAGCGCGGCCGGCGGCTGAAGCAGGTCAACGAGGAAGTCGAGACCCTGGAAGCCCGCTGGCTGGAGCTGAACGAAGAGATCGAGGCATTGACGACCGCTGCTGCGCTGTAGCCGCGGGCGCGCCCCGGCGCGCTTACTCCAGGCCATGGCTCTCAGCCGGCCGCCCCCACATCACCCCGCCGCGGGTGATGTTTTTTGCCAATTAGATTGCTCGCAATCTAATTGCGTGCCACCATTCATCCCATGGCACGCAATGCAACCCCCATCAAGCAGGCAGCACCCGCAGCGGACTGGCAGACGCTGGATGTGCAACTGTGCTTCGCGCTGTACTCGTCCTCGCTGGCGATGACCAAGCTCTACAAGCCGCTGCTGGAGCCGCTGGGCCTGACCTATCCGCAATACCTGGTGCTGATGGTGCTGTGGCAGGACGATGGCCTGGGCGTCTCGGCCCTGGGCGAGCGCCTGCACCTGGACTCGGGCACGCTGACGCCCCTGCTCAAGCGCATGGAAACGGCCGGCTGGCTGACCCGGCAACGCGCCCAGGGCGACGAGCGCCGCGTCGAGCTGCGGCTCACTGCCAGCGGCCGCGAGCTCAAGGCTGCCGCCAGGAACATCCCCGAGCAGCTGGCCTGCGCCACCGCCTGCTCGCTGACCGAATTGACCGACCTGACCCAACGCCTGAGCCGCCTGCGCGACCAGTTGCAAAAGGGTCAGCAGGCCGCCTGAACAACGACG
It contains:
- a CDS encoding MarR family transcriptional regulator, with product MARNATPIKQAAPAADWQTLDVQLCFALYSSSLAMTKLYKPLLEPLGLTYPQYLVLMVLWQDDGLGVSALGERLHLDSGTLTPLLKRMETAGWLTRQRAQGDERRVELRLTASGRELKAAARNIPEQLACATACSLTELTDLTQRLSRLRDQLQKGQQAA